A region of the Vigna unguiculata cultivar IT97K-499-35 chromosome 9, ASM411807v1, whole genome shotgun sequence genome:
TTCACACAAACATCTCACCTGATGATCACGTGCATAGCCAAACATCTCCCTGATTAACCTGGCACTCTCTCCAATGTACTTATCAATTATGGCGCTTGAAACAACCTACATCAGAATGAAGGAATGTAACAAATTTTACAATGAAGAAAACTTCAAAGCACATAattgacaaaaaagaaaaataatctaaCCTTTAGGAAGTTAGCATCAATATTACTAGCAATTGCCCTAGCTAACAATGTTTTACCAGTACCGGGAGGCCCATAAAGCAAAACACCCTGAAAGATATGAGTTGAAAAGATGTTgatcaaatgtaaaatttaaaagtatagcTATTACAAATAAACttccaataaaaaatatgtaaaaaaatgacATGACACAGATACTAACTGTCTAAAATAAAGATTAACACTGATAGAGGTCAGAGACTAAAAAGTGAAGTGAAAGGCAAATCACCTTCGGAGGTTTAATTCCAACTCGAAGAAAGAGCTCAGGATTCATCAGAGGTAGTTCAATTGACTCCCTCAATTCCCTAATCTGATCAGACAAACCACCAACGGCTGAGTAGCTGACATTACCAGGATCTTCATGCAGCATATTGTAAACTACTGGATCAACCTGGTAACTCAAACACGGAGAATTAGAGACAATAGTGACCACCGGGATTAAATAAATCTGATGATATCCCAACAAGACAAGAACATGTTCACAaagtgaaaatattaaaataataaactgtGACGACTTACTTCACGAGGAAGTGCTCGCATTATGGTGAGTGTTGTCATATCCAGAACCACCCTTGTTCCAGAAGTCAATTTTTCCTTATCAACTTTACTGCGGCAGCCAACCACATACCTGGGACCGCTGCTTGCTTTAACAATCACtgataaaacaataacaaacattCTATAACCAATGACTTACTCTTAAGTTCATTGTATCAGGAAATAGAAGGAAAAAATTACAGGGTAATCAGCTCAggaaattgaattataaaaaagaacCAATAATCCCAACACGTCTTTGGTATCTGTAAGAAACAAAATTCTCTCAGGGATAAAGTCGGTGAAAaaagtagaaagaaaaaaatcttaaatgtAACTCAATGCTTATAAAACGTTAGGTTGGCAACACAATTAAAGAATGAAGTCGAACAAAGGACAGAATAGTTACATCGTTCATTGTCAAGAGGCCTGAGAACCTCGCCGATGATCTGCCCAACACTTTGAAGAGACTTCAAATCATCTTCTGTTTTATTGAACTCTTTCTTTGAAGCACGCAGATTCTCCCTCACTGCAAGTTTCAAGGTCAGTAAGTTACTAGAGTCATCGCATAAGGATTCAAGTCCATCATAGATAGAAGACAAAGTAAAGGAGTTGTGCCAACATAAAGGAGTTTCCATTTTCTGAAACAATACAGGGCAGCAGAAAACAGATTGTGGTTCTTATCCATCAGCAACCATGCTAAGATATAACGACGGTGTCCTTTCTGACTAAGAACCGTGTCAATATTTCATCACTCGACAAGGAATTCACTTATTTCATCAAACGAACCTCATTTGATTATAACAATAGATCTATTGATAAAGAAACCCTAGGCCCCAGAATATGATGTAAAATATCACAAACAAATTTCCTCTAGGTCAGACTCTCAACTCAACCTCACCGCATAATTATTGTcccagaaaaaacaaaaacctaACCAAGGAATATAATAGGGTTGTCCGAAGTCAAGCAAATCTACAATCACAAAACCCTAAAACTACGAGGAACGATAATAAGTGAAAATTAAAAGCATGGTGTAACTGCAGAGGCTATTAAAGTGAGAGAAAAACGATAGACCAACCGGATCGGACTCTTGATTCCAGTTCCTTGTGCTGAAGAAGTTTCTTTCTATACTCCGCAACCGCATTACGGCGTCGTAGGGCATCCTCTGCGTCGGCCATCGCTGTTGCGCTTCGAAATCgaaagaaggaagaaagagtGAGGTCGGTTAGACGAACGCCGAAGCGGAACGGAGTAGCTCGAGTTATGTTGTGACTATGGAAGCCTAACCTGGCACGTAAAGTGACgcaatttttagtattttacgATTAACCCCCTGTATTTTTAACTAAACCACCAAATTGCCATTCCTccaactaaatttaaatttcaaataaataatttgccagtttttttatataaaaaatagtattgtatatcaattttatcttttaaatataataatttattaaatttttaaaaattgatcgttacttttacaatttttttataaatttcgctatttcttcttcttctcttctttcttatttatcattgattattctttcatctgttttgatatatttcactttatttttaataaatataattttagtttatataacaacttaataatattacaataatatcACTTACTAAcataatatcacacatatttaaaaaataacaatatataaagggaattcccttttttgtgtccacatttcaaaataccaattttactctttaaatataataatttattaaatttttaaaaattgacagatacttttacaatgtttttataaattcggctatttcttcttctctacttttttatttattaatgattattctttcatctgttctgatatatttcactttatttttaataaatataattttagtttatataacaacttaataatattacaatattatcacttattaatataatatcatgcacatttaaaaaatatatacacacagACGTGACAGTGTCTGTATTTATGCTAGTTTatcataaaagaattataaaggATAATTTGGACAATTTGATTAGTGTgatctatttataaaatactattagatataatattacaattttgTAGATTGTATATCAGTAATCGGGAGTTTTtgctataattattattatttcaatttataaattttgagcCAAATAGTCTAgttggagaaaaaaatattttaataatatattaggCCAAAAATTTATACATGTAGCGCTGTTTCTTCTTTTTGATAACTAATATTTGTCATTCATCAACCAATCCTATCAGggatacaaaattttaaatttatttattcgtTCAGTAACATTATAATCATAAGTTCAATTCAACTTTTGATCCTATTTctacaaattaaaattggaaACAGTTGATAGTGTTATCCCTCGAGTTTGATAATCACAAAAGACggtaatttttgaaaaatcttttgcTTACATAAGTTTAACATAGTTTTCATGTTTTAGCAGTACACaccttccaaaaaaaaatttctaatacAAACATGAGCAcgcacataaaaaaaaaatattttgacaaaaatgaaagaaaaagtgacataattctataataaaatgtttttttttttcaaaagcctGGACGAATATTTGAATCAGTCCAATTATCTACAAGCTTTGAGTGCCTGATACTGAATTGTAAAGCAAGACCATTTATTTAATGAGTGAAATGTATTAAGCTTTAAAAAGTTTTACGAACCAGACCTCAAACAAACTCAATCGACTCATATATCCATCCCACTAACAAAACATCCGttctcgattttttttttttttattcttatgtcATGAGAGATGTCAAAGTGATTCAATTCGGTCTACACGATCACACTCACTATGGATTGATCTAAAAAAATACCAACTCAACCTGACTCACTCTTTGGTGAACCAGAAATTTTGTATTTCGGTCCGACCCATCACAGGTTGATtcacttacaaattttatttttgtaatttattttatatatttattgcattattAAAATGAGAGTGAATTGAcctaatttatttgttataatagtGAAATTCAAGTATTCAtctaattttccaaatattattataagaataatagttaaaaataaaagtatcaaCGTATCTAATTtgacaaacaaaataattcaacattcaaattattcaaatactATTGAACAACATtatgagatttaaaaatatgtaattgtgaacatatataattagaagtagtaaaatattataacaaaaatatgtaaaaaaaattgtaaaagaatCTTCGTGAGTTAAGTAGGTCAACTCACCTTCAACCCGTCTAGAACCCACAGGTTAAGTGAGTCGGATtcagttcaacccacttttaaaaaaaaaaattctcaactCAACCCAGTACAAACCCATGATGAACCAgattgaaacccattttgacatctcttaTGAATCGTgccataatttttaaaaatttaataagaaaatcTAAACTCATTTTGAAATCAAGTTTCAACAGTTTTAATTATACTTgtgttttcctttattttctttccacATGCATAGATATAATATGCATTTCGAATGCTTTTTTGTCAGCAAATAGGTATGGAATGTGACTTCAAAcgttatttataaaaaacattttaaaaatttacaataatataaacacttttaatatattatctttaactTGATATTACTTTTTATCGTCATtaagatttttctaattattttcaattttacatcTTTCATTTTACTATGATGGTGTCATAAATATGTATTTCTACAGGCTACGAGTTCATTATCATAACCTGATCCGACCATAAAACAAGTCGGCACCATCGAAAAAAAGATATGTACCAACCTAAACCTAATTGAATTTTAGCCAAGTATTTGCTTGGATGCTGTGGGTAAGAAAAATAAGTATGTGCACTATTTCCAACAAACTCTAATTTTTGGTTAGATAAAAGACAATTatgattagtttaaatttatgttaaactCCCTAAATAAAGAGTAATAGCCACTTCATTCAGCCCATTTTACATTGATTTGTACTAACAACGAACGAGGGCGTGTCCAAAAGAGTGCAAGAGACTTCCTCGCATTCGTATGGTATTAAAGAACATTTGGATATACAATTCATTCTCACAGAACCGAACCAATCTCGTTTTCATGTGGAATCAATATACAATTTAACAGATAAGTACCTAACGTGGGTTAATTAAAGTCTATTGCCTAGACTTCCGTAAAACTTCTTTCAGAACCAATGCAATTCTCTGTGACATATGGTGCTCCATAAACCTCTCTTTCACCCTCTCATATCCTTTCTTTCCCATGGTCAGTCTCTTCTCAACATGAGTTGCCAATTTCACAATGTTCTTTGCCAGAGGTGTCACGCCTTCTTTTCCAATAGAATGCAGCAAACCGGTTGTCCCATTCACCACAATCTCCATCGTGCCTCCAGCTGCAGTTCCCTGGAAAAGTTTTTAATGAACAAACAAGTTACCAAAAGAAAGATAATAACAATAGACAAGCACATACACGTTTGCAACAGCAACAATAAATAATAGCCAAGCACATACACGTTtgcaaaaataaaagagaacaacAAATATACAAGCACACACAAGTTTGCAACTGTGTAGATTCCCAAACAGCAGTAAGCAAGTTGAAATAGTTGGAAGGCAAAAGTATATCCTCTCTGATCGAAAATACAAGCAAACTTGATTACTAGCTTCCTATTTGAGTAAATATCACTTTCTTGATAAAAATTACTTGTATAAAgtcataaactaaaatataattctcCCCTATTTCAATGATCACAGAAGCTTACCTTGAAAACAATTTCGATAACAATACGGTGGATGTAGAAGATTTCACAAATTGGAAGTAAAGAAGTGACAAAGGTTGACAAATTCAGTTGAACAGTGCAAAGTATGAAACTTTTGTTACCATAAGTTATCCCCATATTTTTTCTAATGTTAGAATTGAGCAGAAAGCTGTTTTGTGTTGTATCTATCAGTAACTTAGCATCCTAGggtttcttttttctctttccctaAGCTTTTGTTGTAAGCTAGTTAAGATATCTTAAAACGCTTTTCTCTTACATTTGTTGAAGTGGTCAAATTATATAAGTAGGTGCAAACCttgtttttattaagttaaacttaaatttcATCTTATAAGATGACATCAGAATCTATCCAGACAAGAGTGCGTGTGTGGTGTGTTATAGATCCCTTATTGACTACAGGTATaacaaattatagtatataaatgggTGCATACCTTatcttataaactaattttgtgCGATCAAGTTAGGTTTAATTTCTAAGAATATAAAAGAGATTTCAGACAAGGGAATAAACAAACTAACAAAGTAAAGTATCATATAAAACTGGATGAAGAGTACAGAACAAGAGGcaattatacatattataaCTGGAAAGGTCATATTGACAAGGCCACTATGGTATGTACTAAAAGAAATACCAGTACAGGCAGGCGAAATGCCATTGCTTCAATGGTTATCCTTCCAAAACATTCTCCCCGTCCCTAATATGAAGAGAAGCACATTAATTAATGAATCCCAAAAACCAAAATACAGAACATAAACACtagaaataaaatctttaagtCCCTTACTGAACTCTGACTTAATATGTTATGgcagtaaaaaataaatcaatgaaTGAATAAGAATTTTGCTGAGTGGAAAGATTacaaattaaagatttttaCTATTAATCTATATCTTTATTACCCTTTTGCCGTTATATtgctattttcatttttcaaaacaaCAGAATGCAATATATATTCGTTTCATAATCAATTCAATAGAGTATATATCAGTGGATACCTGAGAATTCTGAACAAGAACATCAATAGAAGCCAGGTAAGGAGCCACAGCCAAGGTTTTGTTCACAAAGTGAACACGGTCCTGAATCTTTTTCTCAATAACAAATTTGCGCAGTTGCATTTCAAACTTTGTCTGAGCACTAAAATCACTCCCCACTACTACAGCATGCAAAGATGGCAACTGGAGTTTCTTCTCCTGGATAAGTTGCAAACTTTCATAAAAGGCTTGAAGAAACAGATCCTGCCCTTTACCACGAGAAACACCTGCAATAATATCACCCTAGGGCTCAGATTGTAGTCTGGTAAAAAGATTGTCAACATGAATacaagtgtgtgtgtgtgtgtgtgtatatgcgTTTGTGTGTGTACTTGTTTGTGTGTGCGTGTAATGAATAGGTAGGATTAAATTAGTGCatacaacaaaaagaaaagacaaactACAAATTACTATAAACAAGATGTTAATTGGGTAATATACCTTGCTAACAAAACTAGTCCAATGAACTAAAATGAATATCAAATGAATACTGAAAATGATCATTAAGGAGAGAAATCATACTATTTATGATGGCAAAAAGTAGATCATCATTTCTCACTCCAAGAGATTCCCGAACATGCTCACGCAGAACCCTCTTTGCTACACTATCTTCTGCAACTTCCATAAGCTCCTTGCTATTTCCAAGATGTACAACAAAGGTTTCAGGCATTTCCATCCTATAAAGTTGGATCAAAGCGTAGAGTTAGAAACTTAACTCAAATTATAGCAGCAAAACAGAGCAGGTAGCAGTAAAAAGCTATCAAATGATGTCAGAAGCATACTTTAAACGCTCCTTAGTCCTATTCTTCCAGTATTCTGCAGTTGTATGTGAATCAATCATGGCACCTGCAACAAAAGGGACGTGCTTAACATATTCCACGTTGAAATAATGCCCTCGCATTTCATGAATCCACCATAAAACCTTTGGAAGCACACGTGAAACTTTTTCCTTGAGAACGGCATCCAGCCACTTCCCAGCTACAGCGGTGTTTAGAATGACTATGTCTGCTTTAAGAGCTGTATCTATAGCCTTTTCACCTTTGGCAGAGAAGACCTAAGAGGAGTCAAAAATGTAAATAGAGGATGCACTTATAAGTCCAATGACACATGGATACAAAATGCTGGTCTAGACATTTCTTAGATGTTCgaactaataaaaaaatcaattcaagaaatAGAAGAAACGGGTGCAGAAAAAGTCCTCTCtatcaaattttttaagaaataaatgcTAAATTGAAATTGTGTAAAGATATTtgaacacacacacactcacctCAAAGGACTTTCAATTACAGTTTTTTAAATTGCTACGACTTAAATGTAAATAGAAAATTAGGAGAATATTATCAATTAAAGTTTAACTTGAACAGACCAAGGGGAGAATGGCATATAATACAACCAGTAACTGAATTACATATTGCGCACTCATTCTGGCTCCCCATGATTTACGCTGGAGCTACGTGATTGTATAGTACACACATGTTTTTGAATCATATAATACACATAGTTTAGTTAGGTCTGAGAGTAGGTTATAAGTGAATCCCTGAATCTGTTGTACGTGTATGCTTTTAGGGTAGTTATGAAGTCCATCCCATTTATTTGGTGTTGCATATTAGTTTGCATGATACTCATCTCCCCCATCATATAAATGCATGTTGTATTGATTTGTACAACAATCTAATTCAATGAATCACAAAATGATTTTCTATGACACTACCCTTTTCTACCTTCAGCTCCATGACATGAGGTCACACCTACTGATACATACACCATTGTCACCaaaataacaacactaaaaGGGAAAGTAAATCACCTGCACTCCTCTGTCCAACAATTTACTTTCCAAACTGTAAATGACCTCATCAGGTTCCGCCGGTTTCCGATTGGTGATCCAAACAACATCAGAACCAACGCCTCTCAACAGAAACGCCAACTCCATCATCAACAAAGGCCCGCCTGTAAGTGAATCGagtctatttttttcatctcacggaacgaaaaattaaaaaaagaaatagaaaaacaagACTCGGTTTTGCACGTGACAAAGAACCTGAAAGAGATAGCTCATGTGATACCATGAGAACTAGCTTCGACTTCATGAAATTTAGAGGACTCGAAGCTGCATTTCCGACTTGGACGGATGAGCGAACCAGATTATCCTGTGCTACAGTAAAACGACTGATGTTGCAGGAATCGGAGTTGGTGGCTCTCATTAAGAGCACTGTCACCGTCGAGACGGACAAAAATGCTGCCAAAATTATCGGCCAGCGCTTCTTCGCCATTGCCACGTGATGCTTCGCCATTGTTCTTCCCAACTTCTGCAATCTTTAAATTCCCATTGTATTTCTGATTCTAGGGTTTGCGTTCGGTGTCGATTGATTCAAGGTACGATTGCAAACTTGGTCGCAACCTGGTTTAGGAATCACGAGGACTTCTCTCTTCTACTTCCAGATCACAGTTAAACTGAGCTGATACACTGTCTTAATCTTCTCGCCGTGATGGGGGCGAAGAAATGAACGGGCTAAACTCAAACCCCTTCAGAATGGGCTTATATATCTCGCAACAAGCCCAGACCAATTTAGATTTAGAATCAAAATACTCCAGTCTTATAAACTAAGAATGAtagaagtaaaataaaagtCTAATCTAGTAATCTTATTTTAGTTCTATAAATTGtagttagaaaaaaatcattgaataaATTACGTTTAcggaacaaaaataattttacttctatatttggaaattttttcttgtaatgtttACATATAAATTCTTATGCTTTGTTGTTTCTGCgcatatcatttttaatatattttcatctcttaaaaattcatgttttttaaGTACATAGATCAAAGAAGTTTGTATATCTATTAGAGCCAAATAAATagtgaaatgaaaaatagaaaattgttTGAATAAAAACGTTTAGAATGTAATGATTAAAGACTTTAGATTTATTAGATTAAGTTATGcatatatagaaaaaattaagatgaattaaagACTTTAAAGATATTAAATGATTTATAATGCAAAATCTACAAACAGGACAGTcttaaaaacaagtaaaatttcTGGGGCTGATACATTCAATTAAACTGCATCAAACTcttaccaaaatttattataaaatgattttatttgacAACTAGGAAATTCCATCATGTTATAAGTCATATTAATGATAAAccagtttaatttttaaagcgATTCATCTTATGCAAATTCgatacaattcaattaaaataaattatactcaATATTTTATACTTCCATATAAATCGGTGAAGATACATTTAATATTCTCAACAAAATTTTGTCCGAATCATAACATCTTCTTTCTGCCTTACCAGTGAGCTCCTTCATCTTTTATTGTTAGtccaatttgatttttttgttataatttgatatatcaattgtctttagtttttttataatttaaacttttaattaaaaaaaagtatattaaaaacatatttagctattatataacatttttaacaaGGTGCCggttttttttgttatatattccCATTGATTCTCAACCTCTTCTAAGGCTTGTCTTGTTCCAAGTTTTAGGTCAAAGTCAAAGCATCGTGGTTGGGCTTGTTGTAGAATCCATTGGGCCTAATTGAAAACCATGTCATCTGCGTTTTGCAACGATAGCGTTCCCAATTTTCCGAAGCGGGAAAATGTTGATTCGACGATTACCTTGGTCGGCGATTTCGATCGCCGCACCATTTCCCTGTCGTTCCGGTGGTTCAAATGGACTTCGCATTCCCGTTCGAAAGCACCTTAACTCTTCTCCCTACTCCTTCTGCTATAGCTCCGGCAT
Encoded here:
- the LOC114164382 gene encoding uncharacterized protein LOC114164382; translated protein: MAKHHVAMAKKRWPIILAAFLSVSTVTVLLMRATNSDSCNISRFTVAQDNLVRSSVQVGNAASSPLNFMKSKLVLMVSHELSLSGGPLLMMELAFLLRGVGSDVVWITNRKPAEPDEVIYSLESKLLDRGVQVFSAKGEKAIDTALKADIVILNTAVAGKWLDAVLKEKVSRVLPKVLWWIHEMRGHYFNVEYVKHVPFVAGAMIDSHTTAEYWKNRTKERLKMEMPETFVVHLGNSKELMEVAEDSVAKRVLREHVRESLGVRNDDLLFAIINSVSRGKGQDLFLQAFYESLQLIQEKKLQLPSLHAVVVGSDFSAQTKFEMQLRKFVIEKKIQDRVHFVNKTLAVAPYLASIDVLVQNSQGRGECFGRITIEAMAFRLPVLGTAAGGTMEIVVNGTTGLLHSIGKEGVTPLAKNIVKLATHVEKRLTMGKKGYERVKERFMEHHMSQRIALVLKEVLRKSRQ
- the LOC114164189 gene encoding 26S proteasome regulatory subunit S10B homolog B; the protein is MADAEDALRRRNAVAEYRKKLLQHKELESRVRSVRENLRASKKEFNKTEDDLKSLQSVGQIIGEVLRPLDNERLIVKASSGPRYVVGCRSKVDKEKLTSGTRVVLDMTTLTIMRALPREVDPVVYNMLHEDPGNVSYSAVGGLSDQIRELRESIELPLMNPELFLRVGIKPPKGVLLYGPPGTGKTLLARAIASNIDANFLKVVSSAIIDKYIGESARLIREMFGYARDHQPCIIFMDEIDAIGGRRFSEGTSADREIQRTLMELLNQLDGFDQLGKVKMIMATNRPDVLDPALLRPGRLDRKIEIPLPNEQSRMEILKIHAAGIAKHGEIDYEAVVKLAEGFNGADLRNVCTEAGMSAIRAERDYVIHEDFMKAVRKLNEAKKLESSAHYNADFGKD